The following is a genomic window from Adhaeribacter radiodurans.
ACGTACGAGAATTGTACCGTATACGTACCGGGAGTTACCCGAAAGGAATAAAAGCCATGGGTATTAGTAGTTGCCCCAATAGTAGTGCCGGTAATAAAAGCAGAAGCCCCAATTAAAATTTCACCAGTATCAGCGGCCCGTAGAGTACCACTAATAGTATATTGATTTTGAGCAACAATTGATACGCTACAACCAAGAAATAAAGTAAAAATCAGAGATAAGTAAATGGTTAAACGCATGGGTGCGGATCTAATTTAGCTCAATGTGGGGCAGAAAATCCACAAAAAGTATCCTGTTTAAACATAACGCTTTCAAGAGTCAGATGTTTAGAGACCTAAGTAAAATATATGAGAAAATCTAAAATAAGGCTTTCGGGAGAATACACTTAATTTAGACTATGAATTTGAAACCATTGTTTGTTTAATTACTATATAGCCAAGTATCGCGAAGTATCTTTTGCTGGGGGTTAGCTGCCGGATCAATTTGTAAAACGTTTTGCTTTTCTTCGGTAATTTTAAGGAGGTGCCCTTTTAACTTTTTAGGTTTTATTTTTCCGCGTTTATTTGCCCGACCAACTAATAATGTAATTTCCTCGCCGGGTGCCTTGGAGTAAACTTCCGTTTTAAAAATTTCCGAAACAGTTTCGGGCGTAAGTGCTTTGTTATTTAAGGTTATTAATTGATCACCGATTTGTAATTTACTTTTTTTACTAAAAGCAGTGGTTTCAGAAATGTTTTCTACGGTTAGTTTCTGAGCGGTACCATCGTAACCTAATTCTAAGCGGCCCAACGATATTTTCTCTTCGGTACTCACTGGCTGGTAAACAACGCCCACCGTTTTAAAAATATCAGTGTAAGGCAAAGGCTGGCTACCTTCTACATACTTCCGGAAAAAATCCCGTATTTCCGGATAAGTAAGAGATGTAATTTTGTCGAAAAGTTCTTCATCCTTAAAAGCTTTGTTTTTACCGTAGGTTAAGGCTAAATCCTGCATAAGCCGGCGCATACCATAATTTCCACCTGACAATTCGCGCAACTTAATATCCAGAGCTAAACCAATTAAAGCACCTTTTTGGTACACGTTTCCGTACTGGCTGGCATATTTATCTAAAGCGCCCTGGCTCATAACTGTAAATGGCAAGGTGTCGTTATACTGGTTGGCTCCAATAATGTAAGCGCGTAATTTATTTAAATAAACCTCGGGCGTAAGAATCTTCTGATTTACTTGCACGTGGGTAGCGGCGTATTCGGTTACCCCTTCGTACAACCACAAATGCTCCGACATTTGCGGATTGTTGTAATCAAAATCGTGGATTTGTTCGGCATGAATGTTAAGCGGCGTTACAATATGAAAAAACTCATGGGCCGCTATGCTCACAATTTGCTGGGCAATCCGCTCCGGATCAGCCTCCGGCATGTAGTACACCGAAGAATACGAATGTTCCAGCGCGCCGTATGCCCCGGTTTTGTTAGGCTTATCCGAAAGATAAATTAGAAAAGCATAGCGGGGTACCGGTAATGTACCTCCTAAGTAATTTTTTTGAGCTTCCAGGGTCGAGCGAATGGTAGCACCTATAAAATTAGCTTTTACTTTTTTACTCGGCGAATAAACAGATACTAAAACTTCTGCTCCGCCTATATTTAAAACAGTAGTATCTGGTACGGTGTACATGAGCGGCGAGTCCACTAATTCCATGTAAGTGGGTACCACAAACGTATCCGAATCGGAGCTTGTTTTAGTTGTTTTTAAAGCGGTTGAACCGTAAAAATTTTGGGGTTTAAGCACGGTAAACTCGTACGATAACCGCTTCAGGTTATCAAAATAACCCATAAAACCGTGGGTGTTAATCAAAAAGTTTTGGTTGGCCTCGATGTTGGTACCCGTAGGTTCAAAAATAGAATGCGTGGCTGCTGTATCCTGAAAAGTATCGTCAATCCAATACGTTAGCTTATTTAGAGCAGTAGCATTTTTGATTTTCCAGCGATTATCATCTAGTTTTTCAACTTTCAGTAGTTGCCCATTTTTAGTGTAAGCTTTAAACTCGGATACATAACGCCCAAAATTATCAACGGAATACGTACCGGGTACCATTTTAGGAATGTTATACACTACTTCTGAGGTAGTAATACTGGGGGTTTGTAGAGTTACTTTTACTTTATCGTTTTGTACGTTTTGCAAATCCAACGTGAAGCGGTAAGGAGAAGGAGCAGCTAAAAGCGAGGTTAAGGTAAAAAAAGTAAATGCAATGGCTAAGCAAAATTTCTTCATTAATAAAATACTAGGTGATACGATAATGAGTTTACTTTTTCAAAGGTCAAACGTACTAGGTAATTCCTCCGGAGTTAATTTAAGTTCTGGTTATTTTAAGCCTGATTTCGAATAATAAAAATAAAGGCCCGATTAAAGATTTAAGTTTATGGCAAAGTATAAAGATACACTTTTGTCAGGAATCTTTCTTAAAATTGGTGTAAAGCCTTTGTTTAAAAAGTACAGTAGACAGCTGGTTTTGAATAGTTATGAATCAGACTTGGCCGGGATTTTGTCTATTTGAAAAGGCTATAATTATGAAATATATGTATAAAAGTTGCTTTGCCCTATTCACTTTAGTTGCTTTTTTTAGTTTATCAGCGCAGGCTCAAAAGTACCGCACAACCATAGGCGCTCGAATTGGCCGTAACGATTTTGGTATTACTGGTCAGCAGAAAATTTATAAACAAACTACCCTGGAAGCCATTGGATTAGTGAGTGGCCGGGAGGTAAGCGCCACCGGTTTAATAGAACAGCATTTTCCTGTTTTAGGTCAGGGATTTAATGTTTACCTCGGAGCTGGTGCCCACGTAGGCCATTTAAAGGACCACGGTGGGTTTTACGGCGGCGATTTACTGGGAGGAGCAGAGTTAAAATTACCTATTGTTCCCATTGTGCTTTCCTTGGATTTAAAACCAGCTTTTCATGTAAACCACGAAGAATGGGGAACGATAAATGGCGCTTTGTCTATCCGGTATATTTTAGTAAAAGAGAAAAAAGAAAGAAAAAAGCTTTTTGGGATTATTAACCGGAACCAAGATGATCGTCGCGATCGTGAGCGGCGGAAAAAGAAAGACGATAGATCGGGCGGCTGGTTTCGGAAAAAAGAGAAAGAAGAAGTGAAAAAACCAGATAGTTGGTTTAAGCGGTTAAAAGATAAAATTTAAGGAAAGAAACACAAGTTTCAAGATAGTAGAAACAAGGTTTTTTAGTGAGTAATTTATTAATTTTTAACTCATTACAGTAAATATATCCCTATTATATAGGTTAAGTTAATTCTGTTTGTTTACTTATCTCTGGTTGAACTTATAGAAAAGCGGCAGATTTATTTTAATTTACTAACCGTAAAAGCAATTTGATTTTGTAAAACATTATCGACTCAATTAAGGTAAATAAAACTTAAACTAATCTATTTTTACATAATATGGCATCCAGCACTTCGTTCGACGAATTATTAAATACAAAACAAAAAAAGCTTGCCTTTTTTCAGAATCTAGTGTTAGTGGCTGTGGCCGACCGGCATTTAGATAAGCAGGAAAGTGATTTTCTGGTAACTATTGGCCGAAGATTAAACTTATCGGAAGAAGATACCCGACCGATTGCCGATAACCTGTCTTTACTCAGTTTTATTATTCCGGAAGATGGTTTACAGAGAACCATGGAACTACAAACTTTGGTAATGATGGTGGTACAAGATGGCAA
Proteins encoded in this region:
- a CDS encoding M61 family metallopeptidase — protein: MKKFCLAIAFTFFTLTSLLAAPSPYRFTLDLQNVQNDKVKVTLQTPSITTSEVVYNIPKMVPGTYSVDNFGRYVSEFKAYTKNGQLLKVEKLDDNRWKIKNATALNKLTYWIDDTFQDTAATHSIFEPTGTNIEANQNFLINTHGFMGYFDNLKRLSYEFTVLKPQNFYGSTALKTTKTSSDSDTFVVPTYMELVDSPLMYTVPDTTVLNIGGAEVLVSVYSPSKKVKANFIGATIRSTLEAQKNYLGGTLPVPRYAFLIYLSDKPNKTGAYGALEHSYSSVYYMPEADPERIAQQIVSIAAHEFFHIVTPLNIHAEQIHDFDYNNPQMSEHLWLYEGVTEYAATHVQVNQKILTPEVYLNKLRAYIIGANQYNDTLPFTVMSQGALDKYASQYGNVYQKGALIGLALDIKLRELSGGNYGMRRLMQDLALTYGKNKAFKDEELFDKITSLTYPEIRDFFRKYVEGSQPLPYTDIFKTVGVVYQPVSTEEKISLGRLELGYDGTAQKLTVENISETTAFSKKSKLQIGDQLITLNNKALTPETVSEIFKTEVYSKAPGEEITLLVGRANKRGKIKPKKLKGHLLKITEEKQNVLQIDPAANPQQKILRDTWLYSN